In Campylobacter massiliensis, the DNA window CGTTAAAAAGAGTATCATCCATCTGCTCTTTTTCGCCTAAAAATTTAGTATTTAGAGTGCGGCTTGCCACTATCGTTTGCCCGCTAAATTTCTTGTGAAACTCGCAGACTAAAACCGAGCCACTAAAGGCTTGGGCATTGCTATATATTGTATAGAAAGCCGTAGCGACAAAAAGGACTGCGGCTATTTCCGGAGAGCAGCCGGTGCCGGCGACGATAGTTCCGCCCGGTATCCTTATTGCTTCGCTTAAGCTAAATTTAACGCCGTTATAAATGCCGCTGATTTGATCTTCGGCGCGGAATTTATTTTGCGCATATATGCCTATCTTTTTAAATTCCTCACGGCTAATCCCTGCCGACGGTTCATAACTAAAAGCCTGGTTTATATCCGAAATAATGGTACGAATATAAACATCTTTGTAAAATTCCTCGTAAACCCATAATGGTTCAATTACATTAGACCAAGTTGTCACCCATGAGACGATAAAAATTGGAATATAACCGATGATGATAAATATTACGCCTAATTCGCTTCTAAAAATTTTTTCCGCTACGAAAATCCCGCTAAGCGGCAATATGGCTATAAAAAAGATCCCCAAAAATAGATACTTTGCAAATGCCAGCCTGCACTCTTTTTGCTTTTTTGCGGTTGCCTCTATCGCTTCGTTTATGTTCAAATTTTGCCTCTTTTGGAATTTTACGTTTAGAGCGAATTTTAACAAATTTTACGCCGTGAAGGTGCGGGTTTGGCGGACAAGCAGCTAAATTTAAAGAAAAATCGGTCAAATTTGACCGAAAATAAAAGAATTTAAGCCGAATCAAATCGGCTTAAAAATTTGAGTTTAGCGCAGATATTTGACGTTAGCTTTGGCGCGGAGTTTGTTGAAGTATTCGCCGATGACGCGGTCTTGCTCGAGTTTATAAAGCGCGTTCATCGCCTCGTCTCTGACCTCGTCAAATTCAGGCATCGTTTGCCCCTTTTTAGATGCTACGTAAAACATCTCAAAGCCCTCTGGAGTCTGGAAAATTTGCGTGAAAGTGCCGTCGGGGGTCTGCTGAAATATCGTTCGTAGTTGAGGCGGGATCTGCTCGCTTTTTAGATCCAGCACGTCCATGTGCACGCTGTGGTTGGCGTTCATCGGAGAGCTGTGTCTGGCGGCCTCTAAAAGCTGCATCGAAGGCGCCACGTATCTAGTCACGCTCACGTCGGTAAAGTGCGCGAAAAGGTCGCGATTTTGCTCGAAATACGCTCTCGCGGCGTTTTCTGAGATGTTGATTTTAGCCTCGGCAAATATGCTTTGATATAGCTTTTCTTGTTTTATGCTTTTTGCCACGTCGTCTTTAAACTGCGAGTAGTCGCCACCCTTTGATAGCACGGCCGAGCGCAGGTCGGAGACGTTCATGCCGCTCTCGCTTGCGATCTTTTGCAGCCTTTGATTTAGCTCGTAGTCGCTGGCTTCGATTTTTAGGTTTTTGATCTGCGCAGTTTCTAGTCTATCGCGGATCAGTAAATTTAGCGCGTTTGCTTCGTTTGTTTGCAGCTGCGCGGCGGCTTTGCGCACTTCGTTTACGGTGATGGGTTCGTTTTCGATGATGACGGCTATGCCGTTTGAGATCTGGCTCGCGTTAGCCATACAAAAACTGAGAAAAAACGCGGCGAATGAGATCTTTTTTAACATATAAAACCTTTGTTTAAGTCTAAAGTAAATATAATTTGAGCATTATAACATTTTAAATTTAAGCGCAAGCTATAAAGGTAAAATTTAATGCAAAATTCACAAATAGTAACTAGATTTGCCCCCTCTCCGACCGGATATCTGCATATCGGCGGGCTTAGGACGGCGCTTTATAACTACTTATACGCTAGAGCAAACGGCGGCAAATTTCTGCTGCGCATCGAAGATACCGATCTAAAACGCAACTCCGAGGAGGCCACGCAAGCGATAAAAGAGGCCTTTGCCTGGTGCGGACTGGATCACGACGGCGAGGTGACGTATCAGTCGCGTAGATTCGACGTTTATAAAGAGTACGTACAGAAGCTGCTAGCCGAGGGCAAAGCCTACAAATGCTACATGAGCAAAGACGAGCTAGACGCTCTGCGCGCCGAGCAAGAAGCGAGAAAAGAGAGACCCAAATACGACAATCGCTACCGCGAATTTACGGGTACTCCGCCTGCGGGAGTCGAGCCCGTCATCCGTATCAAAGCGCCTCTAAGCGGCGAGATCGTGATCAACGACGGCATCAAAGGCGAGGTTAAATTTAGAGTCGAGGATATCCTGGATGATTTTATCATCGCGCGCTCCGACGGCACGCCTACCTATAACTTCACCGTCGTGATAGACGATGCGCTGATGGGCGTAACGGACGTCATCCGCGGCGACGATCATCTATCAAACACCCCGAAGCAAATCGTACTCTACGATGCGCTGGGCTTTAAAGCGCCGAAATTTTACCACGTCGCGATGATAAACGGCGAGGACGGCAGCAAACTAAGCAAACGCCACGGCGCGACCGACGTGATGGAGTATAAGCGCATGGGTTATCTGCCCGAGGCTCTTTTAAATTTCCTCGTTCGCCTAGGCTGGAGCCACGGAAACGACGAAATTTTCGGTATGGACGATATGCTAAAGTACTTCGATCCGCACGATATAAACAAGAGCTCAAGCACCTATAACGCAAGCAAGCTAGAGTGGCTAAACGCCCACTACATCAAGACTCTGCCGTACGAGAGGCTAGCAAGCGAGATGCTTGAATTTGATATAGATTTTAAAGCGATGCCAAAGGGCGAAGTGCTGTTAAATTCATTGCGAGAACGCTCGAAAACGCTAGTTGAAATGAGTCAGAGCGCAAGAACGATCATAAACGCTCCAAGCGCATACGACGAGAAAGCGTATACTAAATTTATCACGCCCGAAAGCAAGGAAAATTTGGCTAAATTTGCCGAAATTTTAGGCAAAAATTTAGACGCCAAGGGCTACGAGGAGATGACGGCTAAATTTTTAGAAACAAACGGCTTAAAGCTAAAAGACCTAGCTCAGGCGCTTCGCGTCGCGCTAACGGGAAATAGCGTAAGTCCGGGGATATTTGAGGTGCTCGAAGTTTTGGGCGCAGACGAGACGAAAAAACGAATAAAAAATATTTTAAAGGAGAACAAATGACACACGTAACTAACGAAGAGGCGCTCGCGTATCATGAGGGCGGCAAGATAGAGATAAAAGTAAAAACCCCATGCGCCACGGCTAGAGACCTATCTATGGCGTACACGCCGGGCGTTGCGGTACCGTGCAAGCAGATCGAGGCCGACAACGAACTAGCCTACAAATACACAAACAAGGCAAATTTAGTAGCCGTCATCACCGACGGTACAGCCGTGCTCGGTCTAGGCGACATCGGCGCGGTAGCGGGCAAGCCCGTGATGGAAGGCAAGGCAGTTTTGTTTAAAAAATTTGCAAACGTAGACGCCTTTGACATCGAGCTAGACGAGCACGATCCAGATAAGATCGTAGAGATCTGCAAAGCCTTAGCTCCTACTTTCGGCGGTATAAATTTAGAAGATATCCGCGCTCCGAAGTGCTTTGAGATCGAGCGCAAGCTACAAGAAGCAGTCGATATCCCGGTCATGCACGACGATCAGCACGGCACGGCGATGATAACAAGCGCGGGCATAATAAACGCGATGGAGATCTCCGGAAAAGACATCTCTAAAATCAAAATCGTAGTTAGCGGCGCGGGCGCTGCAGGTATCGCATGCGCGAAGATGTACAAGGCTCTGGGCGCCAAGCACATCGTGATGATCGACAGTAAAGGCGTCATACACAAAGGCCGCACCGATCTAACTCCGGAAAAGGTCGAATTTGCCCTTGAAACCGCAGATAGAACGCTAGCAGATGCTATGAAGGGCGCGGATATGTTCCTAGGCCTTTCAAAACCAGGCGTCGTGACCAAGGAAATGGTCGCCTCTATGAACGATGAGCCGATTATTTTCGCGCTTGCCAACCCTACTCCGGAAATCTTCCCTGAAGACGTCGCTAGCGTGCGAAACGACGTGATGATGGGAACCGGCCGCAGCGACTATCCGAACCAGGTAAATAACGTTCTTGGCTTTCCGTTTATATTCCGCGGCGCGCTAGACGTCAGAGCTAAAAAAATCACCGAAAATATGAAAATGGCTGCGGCCCGCGCGCTTGCAAATTTGGCCAAAGAGCCCGTGCCTGCGGAGGTTTGCGCGGCGTTTGGCGTAAAAGAGCTAAAATTCGGCAAAGACTACATCATACCAAAACCGTTTGACAAACGCGTCCTAACGGCGGTCGCTCCTGCGGTAGCGCAAGCAGCGGTCGACGACGGCGTAGCTAGAGTGAAGGATTTTGACGTCAAAGCCTATACCGAAAAGCTAGCAAAGGGTCTGTAAATGAAAAACGTCAGGCTCATCTCTCATCCGCTCATCGAGCACAAACTAGCGATTTTAAGGGATAAAAACACTGAGCCGTTTCAGTTTAGGATGCTCGTGGACGAGATCAGCCACCTGATGATATTTGAGGCGACTAGGGATCTGGCGTTGCGCGACGTGAGCGTGCAGACTCCGGTCGCCCAGGCCCAGGCCAAAAAGCTCGCGACAAAGGTGATGATTTGCCCTATTTTGCGAGCGGCTCTGGGTATGCTAGATAGCGTATTTACGATCATTCCCGATGCTAGCGTGGGCTTTTTGGGCTTTCAGCGAAACGAAAAGACCGCGGAGGCTGAGTTTTTCTACGCCAAGCTGCCTCGCGACGCCAAAAACCGCCTAGCCATCATCATCGATCCGATGTTCGCTACCGGCGGTACGGCTATCGACGCGGTTAAGTTTTTACGCGAGAACGGCATAAAGCAGATCAAATTTATCTCCATCATCGCAGCTCCAGAAGGTTTAAAGCGCTTTAGCGAAGTTTACCCGG includes these proteins:
- the upp gene encoding uracil phosphoribosyltransferase, translated to MKNVRLISHPLIEHKLAILRDKNTEPFQFRMLVDEISHLMIFEATRDLALRDVSVQTPVAQAQAKKLATKVMICPILRAALGMLDSVFTIIPDASVGFLGFQRNEKTAEAEFFYAKLPRDAKNRLAIIIDPMFATGGTAIDAVKFLRENGIKQIKFISIIAAPEGLKRFSEVYPDVEVYTAAIDERLNEKNYIVPGLGDAGDRVFNTL
- a CDS encoding malic enzyme-like NAD(P)-binding protein, translated to MTHVTNEEALAYHEGGKIEIKVKTPCATARDLSMAYTPGVAVPCKQIEADNELAYKYTNKANLVAVITDGTAVLGLGDIGAVAGKPVMEGKAVLFKKFANVDAFDIELDEHDPDKIVEICKALAPTFGGINLEDIRAPKCFEIERKLQEAVDIPVMHDDQHGTAMITSAGIINAMEISGKDISKIKIVVSGAGAAGIACAKMYKALGAKHIVMIDSKGVIHKGRTDLTPEKVEFALETADRTLADAMKGADMFLGLSKPGVVTKEMVASMNDEPIIFALANPTPEIFPEDVASVRNDVMMGTGRSDYPNQVNNVLGFPFIFRGALDVRAKKITENMKMAAARALANLAKEPVPAEVCAAFGVKELKFGKDYIIPKPFDKRVLTAVAPAVAQAAVDDGVARVKDFDVKAYTEKLAKGL
- a CDS encoding peptidylprolyl isomerase, with translation MLKKISFAAFFLSFCMANASQISNGIAVIIENEPITVNEVRKAAAQLQTNEANALNLLIRDRLETAQIKNLKIEASDYELNQRLQKIASESGMNVSDLRSAVLSKGGDYSQFKDDVAKSIKQEKLYQSIFAEAKINISENAARAYFEQNRDLFAHFTDVSVTRYVAPSMQLLEAARHSSPMNANHSVHMDVLDLKSEQIPPQLRTIFQQTPDGTFTQIFQTPEGFEMFYVASKKGQTMPEFDEVRDEAMNALYKLEQDRVIGEYFNKLRAKANVKYLR
- the gltX gene encoding glutamate--tRNA ligase, with the translated sequence MQNSQIVTRFAPSPTGYLHIGGLRTALYNYLYARANGGKFLLRIEDTDLKRNSEEATQAIKEAFAWCGLDHDGEVTYQSRRFDVYKEYVQKLLAEGKAYKCYMSKDELDALRAEQEARKERPKYDNRYREFTGTPPAGVEPVIRIKAPLSGEIVINDGIKGEVKFRVEDILDDFIIARSDGTPTYNFTVVIDDALMGVTDVIRGDDHLSNTPKQIVLYDALGFKAPKFYHVAMINGEDGSKLSKRHGATDVMEYKRMGYLPEALLNFLVRLGWSHGNDEIFGMDDMLKYFDPHDINKSSSTYNASKLEWLNAHYIKTLPYERLASEMLEFDIDFKAMPKGEVLLNSLRERSKTLVEMSQSARTIINAPSAYDEKAYTKFITPESKENLAKFAEILGKNLDAKGYEEMTAKFLETNGLKLKDLAQALRVALTGNSVSPGIFEVLEVLGADETKKRIKNILKENK
- a CDS encoding DUF3137 domain-containing protein, producing MNINEAIEATAKKQKECRLAFAKYLFLGIFFIAILPLSGIFVAEKIFRSELGVIFIIIGYIPIFIVSWVTTWSNVIEPLWVYEEFYKDVYIRTIISDINQAFSYEPSAGISREEFKKIGIYAQNKFRAEDQISGIYNGVKFSLSEAIRIPGGTIVAGTGCSPEIAAVLFVATAFYTIYSNAQAFSGSVLVCEFHKKFSGQTIVASRTLNTKFLGEKEQMDDTLFNDEFRVFTDDKVEARYLLTPAFMKRLRELKIKYAAEMGVSAAFMDDKFYLFLNGAKNKFETTLFSLPPSLEDAAGIKKEISELLSIIGELNLNLDIFRQEANLTA